The segment CGATGTGTTACTGGCGATCGCACGGCGGATTAGTCAAAGTTTAGCAGATGTGGCGATCGCGGAACCCCAGGGATTGAAGCGGTTGCTGAAACGGACGGCGGAACTGTTGCAGACGGAGTATGATTTATCGGAGGTGGAGTTAGGCTTGCCGAAAATGCCAGGGGTTCCCGATGTGAAAGTGAAGGCGAATGACAAAGGGGCGTTGTCTTTGGCGTTCGGGATTGGTAAGATTACGGCTAAGGCACGAGCGGATTCGGGATTGCGAGAACGGCTGAATCAGTTTTTGGGACCGAAGAAAGCTGAGTTATTAGCGGCGATTAATCAGGAATTGATTGAACCTGCGATCGCGCAATTGCAACAGCAGGGGAAACGGGGATTAGTCGTGATTGTGGATAACTTGGATCGGATTGAGGGTCAAACTAAAGGTTGGGGGCGATCGCAACAGGAATATATTTTTATTGATCAGGCGGAATATTTGCAAAAGTTTAACTGCCATGTTGTTTATACCATGCCCTTGGCGTTAAAGTTTGCTGATGAATATGCTAGGTTAACCCAGCGATACAAGGAAGAACCCAAGGTTTTGCCTATGGTACAGGTGCAGCAGGTGGATGGGAGTGACTGTGAGGAGGGAATGAGATTGCTGCGGCAGATGGTTCTGGCGCGGGCGTTACCGGATTTGGACGAACAAGGGCGGTTAAATCGGGTGAATGACATTTTTGACCATCCGGAGAGTTTAGACCGCTTGTGTCGTGTCAGTGGGGGTCATGTGCGGGATTTATTACAACTGTTGATCCAGTGGTTGAAGAAGGATCTTAAACAAGGGCGGTTGACTCGTGAAACGTTAGAGGGTTTGATTCGCAGTCGTCGTAATGAAATGACGCTTACCATTGATGATCACGAATGGGGGTTATTGCGAAAAGTTCGGGAACGGAAGAAAGTGAGTGGAGATGATGGGTATCAGAAATTAATTTATAGTCGGCTGGTGTTTGAATATCGCGATCGCGGCGAGTCTTGGTTTGATATTAATCCGGTTTTGGCAGATGCTAAGGAGTTAAGGGAATAGTCACTGGTCATTTGGCTTTAAGGTAAACCGTTCTAACAATTGTTCACGCGAAAGGGTAATGAGTAGGGGGGTTAACTCTTGAGGGGGCAATTGTAACATGGGCGCGATCGCACTGGCTAATTCGGGGTCAAGTTCCCCAAATCGTACTCTCAGAAATCGTTCTACAGCTTCTTGTCTTGAGGTATCGTCTTGAATGGGCAGATTACCAAACCACAGTAAGAGTTCCTCTCGTTCAAGGTTAAATAACAGCCGAGTTAACTCTTGAGGGGGTAATTGTAACATGGGCGCGATCGTACTGGCTAATTCGGGGTCAAGTTCCCCAAATCGCACTCGCAGGAAGTTTTCCGCCATTTGTCGTTGTCCTTCCAGTCTGCCTTCAAGTCTACCTTCCAGTCTGCCTTCTTGTATCCCTTCTCGCTTGCCTTGTTCTAAGGTTTCTTCTTGCCATTTTAAATACGCTGGTGATAAGTTCATGAGCAATTCCCTGTCTTGTTCACTTAAATTTTCGCTTTCGTTGATCGTGATACGCCAGTTTGCCAGAATCTGTAGAATGGTCTGCCGATAGGGGTTCTGTTGGGGTAAAGCTACCAATTCATTGATCGCTTGTTTCTGTGTTCCGCGTTTTCCCAGAACCCTTAACCATATAGCAATCCTATTTAGGTTGTGGCAATTTTCAAAAATGAAACCCTTGCTATACCTGGCTTTCGAGCTTTTCGCTTGTTGCATCCTATTTAGGATTGCTATAGTGTATCTTCAGTGACTGGCAGTTGGTTGATGGCGATTAATGCTGTTTTCAGAAATTTTGCCATGAAATATACCCCTTCTCCCCAGTCTTCTGAGGGATGGAGTGTGGCACCAAATCCGTCTAACAACCTTGGGGAACAAGAGGGTGAGAGAATCCACAAATGGGGCCAATCGGTGTCGGGGAATGAAGTTCGTTCTCGTCTGGCTTTTCGCCGCATTTCACTACGCACTGAGTTTAACTTGCTTTGGCAGTCGAGTACCTCGGCGGGGTTGGGTGGATTGCGGAAGGGTTCTAATAGACAGGCGGTTGTTGCCATTCGCCCCAGTAATCCCAGGTTTTCGGCGGTGGTTGCTGGTGATGGGGTTGGTACAAACCAAACATCAACTTGGCGGATTTCTGGGGCTATTTCGCGGCTGGTTTCGACGCTTCCTAGAGGGGCTAATAATTCCTCTAGGTATTGCTTGGCAAATTGATCGTGAGGCTTTCGTGTCATTCAAGTTTCAAATGGCGATGTGTTTGTTTAATTACTGGTTTTGATTCTTTATTGTGGCATATTGTGACGCCTTTTTTTTATTTTTTTGTGAGGATTTGAGATATAATAATTTCGCAATTTTATAATAAGTACCGTTTAAATTATGATGAACCGTTGAGGACTGAACTTAACCGCTGAGACTGTGGTAGGGGCGATCCGCTTGCATTCATGGACAATGCGATTCCATTGAATGCTTGGGTCGCCATTGGTTCACGTAGAGATGACCTCTGTCTAACCAACAACAATATGTTCTGTAGGGGCGACCCGCCTGCATTAATGAACAACTCGATTCCATTCAATTTATCGGGTCGCCCTTTATTTAAGTTAACTGTAGGGGCGACCCGCCTGCATCAATGGACAAGGCGATTCCACTTAATTGACTTGGGTCGCCCTCGGCTTAATCCCCGATGTCGGATAATGTTGCTTAGAATTTGAGGGTAAGTGTTTACGCGATGATGGCGCTAAAGCGCCTACTACGAACGAACTACTACGAACGAAACGATGTCGCAGCTACCTGATATTACACCGGAGAATCAAACCGAACTTGAGGAACTGGCGTTGACGCTGGATGCTTTTCAGGGTCAGTTTTTGCTGGTTTTTGCCCGATGTAATTATGACAGAGTGCGATCGCGTCTGATTCAAGTCCTCCAGGATTCGTCTCCTTTGAACATTCGCACGATTACGCTGAGTCCTGATGATACGGCGCTTTATCAGCGGATTCAGAGGGAGTTGCAGGGGGATAAACCGGGGGCGCTGATGGTTTTGGGGTTGGAGTCGGTGCTATCCCTGGAGAAGATGCTGGCGGGGGCGGATTTGGTGCGGGAAGAGTTTCGTCACCATTGTCCGTTTCCGGTTGTGGTTTGGGTGACGGATTCAGTGAAGGCGCAATGGATGCAGTTTGCTCGAAATCTGCAAAGTTGGGGTGTGAGTAGTCAGTTTACGATTAGCCGTGGGGAGTTGGCGGCGTTTATTCAAGGGAAGGCGGATCAATGGTTGGCGGATGGGTTGAATTTAACCGAGATGGAGTGTATTGAACTTAGGGGAGAATTAGAGGCGGCTGAGGGGGAGTTGCAGTTAGAGGATAACGGGTTAGAACCGGAATTAGCGGCGGCTTTATTCACATTATTGGGAATTTGTCAAGAACAGCAGGGAGAGATTCAAACGGCGATTGATTATTTTGAGCAAGCCTGGGAATGTTGGCAGGAATTGCAGCGTTTTGAGTATGAAGGGATTGTTTTAAGGGAGATGGTTTATGGTTATTTCTGCCAAATTAATCGGATTCAACCTGGGACAATTTCTAGGGATGACTATAATCAGATTCAAGCTAAAATTAAGGACTCTATTCAGCAAGCCTTAACTGCCTTTCATCGGGCGCAACGTCCGGATTTAATTGCTGATTCGATTGGGGTGTTTGGTGCGGTTTTGCGGGAGTTGCAGGATTGGCAACAATTACGGGATTTGGCGGAACAGGCGTTGGTGTTTGACCAAGGGGAAAATCGCCGGGATAAATTGGCGTTGGATTATACGTTTTTGGCTGATGTTGCTTTGGCTGAAGAACGTTGGCAAGCGGCGCAGGAATTGGCGGAAACTGCGTTAAGTCACATAGAACTGATAGCTGACACCATTTTAAGTGGGGCGGTTGAAACCGCAACTACACAAACGAAACCCGCCGGAGTTTACCCTCGAGCGAAGCGAAGGGCGGGTTCCAAAACTCTTAATCTTAATTTATTGTTAGTCCGCGCAGGCGGACTTGGTTTGTCTAGCCGCGAATTCCATTCGCCAAGGAATAGGATTGATGTAGAGCTAATTAGCCGATGCTATTGGATTAAAGCGCGATCGCACGTTAATTTAGGTCAATGTTTGGCGGCGATTGAACAGTTAGAATTTGCCCATGGTATCAGTCAACCGTTATCCTATCCTCGGCTTTATCTGGATATTTTAGGCGATTTACATGATCTCTACTGGCAGACAAAAGATTATCTAAAAGCCTTTAAAATTAAACAGGAACGGCAAACCGTTGAAACCCAATTAGGATTAAGGGCGTTTATCGGTGCCAGTCGCATTCCATCGACTGTTGGGGCAAACCTCTCTCCAAACCTCTCTCCTTCAAGGAGAGAGGCTTTGAATACTTCACATTCTGTACTCAATACTCCACATTTCGTCTTGAATTCTCCCCCTTCTGTCCTGAATTCTCCCCCTTCCCTCGCAGGGAAGGGGGCTGGGGGGTTAGGTTTCATCGCCCCAGAAATTATCGCATCGGGGCGGGAAAAAGATGTGCGGGAATTGGTGCAACGGGTGACACGGAATGATCATAAAGTTATTGTCCTTCACGGTTTCTCTGGTGTGGGAAAAAGTTCCTTGGTGAATGCCGGATTAGTGCCAACCCTACGCCAAACAACCGCCAGTGGACAACGCATTTTTCCGATTTTGATCCAAGTTTATACCGATTGGCTACAGGAAATCGGACAGCAATTAACCGCCACGCTAGAAACACACAATATTCCCATCACTCAACCCCTCGACTCTCAAGCCGCGATTCTAGAAGCCTTGCGCCAGAGTGAAACTCAGCAGGTGCGAATTGTGTTCATTTTTGACCAGTTTGAAGAATTCTTTTTTGTGGCGAATAGAAAAGCGTTAAGAAATGAATTATTTAGGTTTTTGGGCA is part of the Coleofasciculus chthonoplastes PCC 7420 genome and harbors:
- a CDS encoding AAA family ATPase, with translation MSIDLLTFFKATNPGQTINIADPEDRKYYIDFSPVRGGTVIEELKENITIFYANQPSCDLFTGHIGCGKSTELLRLKAELEAEGFHIVYFESSDDLEMADVDIADVLLAIARRISQSLADVAIAEPQGLKRLLKRTAELLQTEYDLSEVELGLPKMPGVPDVKVKANDKGALSLAFGIGKITAKARADSGLRERLNQFLGPKKAELLAAINQELIEPAIAQLQQQGKRGLVVIVDNLDRIEGQTKGWGRSQQEYIFIDQAEYLQKFNCHVVYTMPLALKFADEYARLTQRYKEEPKVLPMVQVQQVDGSDCEEGMRLLRQMVLARALPDLDEQGRLNRVNDIFDHPESLDRLCRVSGGHVRDLLQLLIQWLKKDLKQGRLTRETLEGLIRSRRNEMTLTIDDHEWGLLRKVRERKKVSGDDGYQKLIYSRLVFEYRDRGESWFDINPVLADAKELRE